In Fibrobacter sp. UWR3, the genomic window CGTTTGCGTTGTGTATAGCGCTGATGTTCATTCCAAAAGATTTGTCAGAACCTTCCGACAAAGAGAAGGAAGTTACCAAGAATGAACTAAGTGAGATTTTACAAAAGGGAAACGCCTTGAGCATTGTCGGCACTCGGGTGGTTTTATTTGGTTTTGTTAAATCGATTGAGAAAGAAAAAGTGCTCATTAATGTTGGTGATACAACTGAAATCGGAATCGTTGATGAAATTAAGGATGTTGTAGAGGAAAAAATAGAATCCGTAAAAAGGATTCTTGAAGAAGAAAATTCAAGCAGTGATTCGTTATTGTCAAACAATTCGAAAAAAGACACAAAAGTTGTTCCCGCGTATTTGAAATTTGCGGTCGACGAATTGCCTTATAATTCAATAAAGAAAGGTGCAATCATCAGGGTTTCGTGTATATCTCGTGGTTTTGAAAATGACCTGTTGGTTTTTGACATGTGTAAGTTCATTCAATGACGGAGAAAAAAATGTTCTGTTCAAAATGTGGTGCCAGTAATTCCGATGAGGCTAAATTTTGCGAGTCTTGCGGAAATCAGCTGAAACAAGTTCAGCCTCAAACAGATAACTTAAACTCTAATGGTAATGGAACCGTTCCATCTGCACCAAATCAGGTTGCAAATCCGAGTGCTCCATCCATCATTGTTAACGTGAGCAACAATCAGCAAAATCAAGGCGTTGGTGCTGCATTAGGAGGACTAGTAAATCCTGCTGTTTTGCCGGGACCTAAAAGTCGAGAAACCGCAGGCCTGCTTTGCCTGTTTCTCGGTGTTTTTGGCGCGCATGATTTTTACATCGGCAAATCAATCAGTGGAATA contains:
- a CDS encoding zinc-ribbon domain-containing protein, giving the protein MFCSKCGAEIPENKKYCPDCGAFNAKYKPISNESVNEEISSQNDDEQTMNSFAVWLVAFFFGWLGIHNFATKAPVKGCLKIILTSIVIFTTGVDERVELFRDVVCIGLLAWIAYDLFSMVQNNKLYPTVGYVSSILYVAFALCIALMFIPKDLSEPSDKEKEVTKNELSEILQKGNALSIVGTRVVLFGFVKSIEKEKVLINVGDTTEIGIVDEIKDVVEEKIESVKRILEEENSSSDSLLSNNSKKDTKVVPAYLKFAVDELPYNSIKKGAIIRVSCISRGFENDLLVFDMCKFIQ
- a CDS encoding TM2 domain-containing protein, with product MFCSKCGASNSDEAKFCESCGNQLKQVQPQTDNLNSNGNGTVPSAPNQVANPSAPSIIVNVSNNQQNQGVGAALGGLVNPAVLPGPKSRETAGLLCLFLGVFGAHDFYIGKSISGIIKLLCTLTGVGATITCIWAMIDAFIIAFGSNPTDNWGRPLIGDATFTKILIFVPIILFALLIGIIIAYCNSL